A window of Acidobacteriota bacterium contains these coding sequences:
- a CDS encoding gamma carbonic anhydrase family protein: protein MLKSFQGHHPKIASSAFIEDSAQVIGDVVVGENSSIWFHAVVRGDVNAIRIGKDSNIQDNAVVHGYKAKFSVTIGDRVSVAHAVCLHGCVIEDDCLIGIGAIIMNGARIGRGSIIAAGSLVPEKSQVPPGSVFMGSPARLHRSASDADRVMIATHAANYVEYKNQYLQLP, encoded by the coding sequence ATGTTGAAGAGTTTCCAAGGCCATCACCCCAAAATCGCGTCCAGCGCCTTTATTGAGGATAGCGCCCAGGTGATTGGCGATGTCGTGGTGGGAGAGAACTCCAGCATCTGGTTCCATGCCGTCGTGCGTGGCGACGTCAACGCCATCCGCATCGGCAAAGACTCCAACATTCAGGACAACGCCGTGGTCCACGGCTACAAAGCGAAGTTTTCCGTCACCATCGGCGACCGCGTCAGCGTTGCGCACGCTGTCTGCCTCCACGGCTGCGTGATCGAGGATGACTGCCTTATCGGCATCGGCGCCATCATCATGAATGGCGCCCGCATCGGTCGCGGCTCGATCATCGCCGCCGGCTCGCTCGTACCCGAGAAAAGTCAGGTTCCACCGGGCAGCGTCTTCATGGGCTCGCCCGCGCGCCTGCACCGCAGCGCGAGCGACGCCGATCGGGTCATGATCGCCACCCACGCCGCGAATTACGTGGAGTACAAGAACCAGTACCTGCAGTTGCCCTGA
- the queG gene encoding tRNA epoxyqueuosine(34) reductase QueG produces the protein MRTPEQWRELALEIGRDLGFDLVGVASAEPSARLAMFPDWVDAGMAGEMGYLARRSEDGHYVRERITAVWPWARSVLCAAVVYNAEAPRSTEFAASRERGWISRYAWGEDYHLTLRDKLEDWRQRLAAEAGEEQFHATVDTAPIVEREVAWRAGLGWQGKNTCLIHPKKGSYMFLGTLVTSIAMAAEEAPVPDRCGSCTRCLEACPTGALTAYKMDASRCLAYLNIELRGAIPEHFREPMGNNVLGCDICQDVCPWNRRAATTTAPEFQPRPGLVAPRLAELGAMSEEDYRERFRHSAVKRAKFAGLQRNIAVAMGNSGNPEFLLQLQSWEAGADAVLAEHARWALARIGEARIEAQTES, from the coding sequence ATGCGCACCCCTGAGCAGTGGCGGGAGTTGGCGCTCGAGATCGGCCGAGATCTCGGCTTTGACCTGGTGGGCGTGGCAAGCGCGGAGCCATCGGCACGGCTGGCGATGTTTCCGGATTGGGTCGATGCTGGCATGGCGGGAGAAATGGGCTATCTGGCGCGTCGCAGCGAAGACGGCCACTACGTGCGCGAGCGGATTACCGCGGTGTGGCCGTGGGCGCGATCGGTGTTGTGCGCGGCGGTGGTGTACAACGCCGAGGCGCCGCGGTCGACCGAGTTTGCCGCCAGCCGCGAGCGGGGGTGGATCTCGCGCTATGCGTGGGGCGAGGATTATCACCTCACCCTGCGCGACAAGCTGGAGGACTGGAGGCAGCGGCTGGCGGCCGAAGCGGGCGAGGAGCAATTCCATGCCACGGTGGACACGGCGCCGATCGTGGAGCGCGAGGTCGCCTGGCGGGCGGGGCTCGGATGGCAGGGGAAGAATACCTGTTTGATTCACCCGAAAAAAGGCTCCTATATGTTTTTGGGGACGTTGGTGACCTCGATTGCGATGGCAGCAGAGGAGGCCCCGGTGCCGGACCGGTGCGGGTCCTGCACCCGTTGCCTGGAGGCGTGCCCGACAGGCGCGCTGACCGCGTACAAGATGGATGCGAGCCGCTGCCTGGCCTATCTCAACATTGAGCTGCGAGGCGCGATTCCGGAGCATTTCCGGGAGCCAATGGGAAACAACGTGCTGGGTTGTGATATTTGCCAGGACGTTTGTCCCTGGAACCGCCGGGCGGCGACGACCACAGCGCCGGAATTTCAACCCAGGCCGGGGCTGGTCGCGCCCCGGCTGGCGGAGTTGGGAGCGATGAGCGAAGAGGATTACCGCGAGCGGTTCCGTCATTCGGCGGTAAAACGGGCGAAGTTTGCCGGCCTGCAAAGAAATATTGCCGTCGCCATGGGCAATAGTGGCAACCCGGAGTTCCTGCTGCAGCTTCAAAGTTGGGAGGCGGGGGCCGACGCGGTGCTGGCCGAGCACGCGCGTTGGGCGCTGGCAAGAATAGGTGAGGCAAGAATCGAGGCACAAACTGAAAGCTAA
- a CDS encoding YbhB/YbcL family Raf kinase inhibitor-like protein encodes MDFRLTSSAFTSNHDIPAEHSCDGAGTSPALRWEGTPSGTRSLALIVHDPDAPSGDFVHWLLWDLPPAITELPSGEYQDAKFPLGGLEGQNSFGNVGFGAPCPPPGPAHHYIFTLYALSVAHLGLAAGSNRETLERAMQGKVLSQAELVGLYKRQ; translated from the coding sequence ATGGATTTTCGGCTGACCTCATCTGCGTTTACGAGCAATCACGATATACCGGCGGAGCACAGTTGCGATGGGGCGGGAACTTCGCCGGCGCTGCGCTGGGAAGGAACGCCAAGCGGTACGCGCAGCCTGGCGCTGATTGTGCATGATCCGGATGCGCCGTCGGGAGACTTCGTGCATTGGCTGCTCTGGGATTTGCCGCCGGCGATTACTGAGCTGCCATCCGGCGAATATCAGGATGCGAAGTTTCCGCTCGGAGGCCTCGAGGGGCAGAACAGCTTCGGGAATGTGGGCTTTGGCGCGCCCTGTCCGCCGCCAGGGCCGGCACATCATTACATCTTTACCTTGTACGCGCTAAGCGTCGCGCACCTCGGGTTGGCAGCCGGATCCAACCGCGAGACACTGGAAAGGGCGATGCAGGGCAAGGTGCTGAGCCAGGCGGAGCTGGTGGGACTGTATAAGCGGCAGTGA
- a CDS encoding cyclopropane fatty acyl phospholipid synthase, producing the protein MEARARSLLAGAGIELNGPGTSDITVHNPGFYGRVLRHGSLGLGESYMDSWWDCPNLDELFCRIFAAKLDRMSSRNLRGMALLLVSALSNQQKTKARSSQVALRHYDVGNDLFEAMLDRRMVYTTGLWEHAADLNEAQEAKLDFVCRKLELAPGMRVLDIGCGWGSFAKFAAEKYGARVDGVTLSKEQAALGQAQCAGLPVKLQVEDYREVSERYDRVVSLGMFEHVGYKNYRRYFATAQRCLAPGGKMYLATIGSNHTVHSTDPWIERYIFPNSHLPSIQQIGAAIEDRFALVEWQNWASDYDRTLMAWYTNFAAQWQRWAERYSDRFCRMWKFYLLSSAAAFRSKHLQVWQILLEAI; encoded by the coding sequence TTGGAAGCGCGTGCGCGATCGTTGTTGGCGGGTGCCGGAATTGAACTGAACGGACCGGGCACCAGCGACATTACCGTGCATAACCCAGGCTTTTATGGGCGTGTACTGCGGCACGGCTCGCTCGGGCTGGGCGAGTCATATATGGACAGCTGGTGGGACTGCCCCAATCTCGACGAGCTTTTTTGCCGGATCTTTGCCGCCAAGCTCGACCGGATGTCCAGCAGGAACCTTCGCGGCATGGCGCTGCTGCTGGTTTCGGCGCTGTCCAATCAGCAGAAAACGAAAGCCAGGTCCTCTCAGGTGGCGCTGCGCCATTACGACGTCGGCAACGATCTATTTGAGGCGATGCTGGACCGTCGCATGGTGTATACCACCGGGCTCTGGGAACATGCGGCGGATTTGAACGAGGCTCAGGAAGCCAAGCTGGATTTTGTGTGCCGGAAGCTGGAGCTGGCCCCGGGGATGCGGGTGCTGGACATTGGCTGCGGCTGGGGGAGTTTTGCGAAGTTTGCGGCAGAGAAATATGGCGCGCGCGTGGATGGAGTGACGCTGTCAAAGGAGCAGGCGGCGCTGGGGCAGGCGCAGTGTGCAGGATTGCCGGTGAAACTGCAGGTCGAGGACTACCGCGAGGTTTCGGAACGCTATGATCGGGTAGTCTCGCTGGGGATGTTCGAACACGTGGGGTACAAGAATTACCGGCGCTATTTTGCGACCGCGCAGCGCTGCCTGGCGCCGGGCGGAAAGATGTACCTGGCGACGATTGGCTCCAACCATACCGTCCATTCGACCGATCCCTGGATCGAGCGGTATATTTTCCCCAACTCCCACCTGCCCTCGATTCAGCAGATTGGCGCGGCCATCGAAGACCGCTTCGCCCTGGTGGAATGGCAAAACTGGGCGAGCGACTACGACCGCACGCTGATGGCCTGGTACACAAATTTTGCCGCGCAATGGCAGCGCTGGGCCGAGCGCTACAGCGACCGCTTCTGCCGCATGTGGAAGTTCTACCTGCTCTCCAGCGCCGCCGCCTTCCGCTCCAAGCACCTCCAGGTCTGGCAAATTCTGCTGGAGGCAATTTAG
- a CDS encoding DUF86 domain-containing protein, whose translation MTPGVEANRPTILRIAASYGAHNVRVFGSEARGEARGDSDLDLLVDMEPGRSLLDLVGLGQDLEDLLGRRVDVVTERSLLRDRMRQDAVVRKLEIIGEAVKQLSERSTSREPDVPWRKIAGLCQQVY comes from the coding sequence ATGACGCCCGGTGTGGAAGCAAATCGACCAACCATACTGCGGATCGCTGCCAGCTACGGCGCACACAACGTCCGTGTGTTTGGGTCCGAGGCGCGAGGCGAGGCCCGGGGCGACAGCGACCTCGACCTGCTCGTAGACATGGAACCGGGCCGGTCGCTACTCGACTTGGTCGGTCTCGGCCAGGATCTCGAAGACTTGCTCGGACGGCGCGTCGATGTCGTAACCGAGCGCAGCCTGCTCAGAGACCGTATGCGCCAGGACGCAGTCGTGCGTAAGCTAGAGATCATCGGCGAAGCGGTCAAACAGCTCTCCGAACGGTCGACGAGCCGCGAGCCCGACGTGCCCTGGCGCAAAATTGCCGGCCTATGCCAGCAAGTGTATTAG
- a CDS encoding NADH:flavin oxidoreductase/NADH oxidase — protein sequence MSHLFSPLEQRSLTLRNRIVVSPMCQYSSTDGFANDWHLVHLTTRALGGAAVVFTEATAVTAEGRISPDDLGIWKDEHIPELRRIAALVRSHSAVCGIQLAHAGRKASTPSPWKGNKPVPLADGGWPVVGPSAIPFADGYQTPHELTLPEIAQTVEAFTAAARRALAAGFQVVEIHAAHGYLIHEFLSPLSNHRSDAYGGSRDNRMRLLCEIIEAIRAVWPASLPLWVRISATDWLDAGWTDADSVALAARIAPLGVDMLDCSSGGIIPHVKISAGPGYQTAFAARIRREAPMPTAAVGFITSPAQADHIIRSGQADTVVLARELLRHPYWPLHAARSLGHDIPWPVQYQRAKD from the coding sequence GTGTCTCATCTGTTTTCTCCCCTCGAACAGCGCAGCCTCACTCTCCGCAACCGCATCGTCGTCTCCCCCATGTGCCAGTACTCCAGCACGGACGGCTTCGCGAACGACTGGCACCTCGTGCACCTGACAACGCGCGCCCTCGGCGGCGCCGCGGTGGTTTTCACCGAGGCCACCGCCGTCACCGCCGAAGGCCGCATCAGCCCCGACGATCTCGGTATCTGGAAAGACGAACACATCCCCGAACTCCGCCGCATTGCCGCGCTGGTCCGGTCCCACAGCGCCGTCTGCGGCATCCAGCTCGCCCACGCCGGCCGCAAGGCTTCAACCCCCTCGCCGTGGAAAGGGAACAAGCCCGTCCCGCTCGCCGATGGCGGCTGGCCTGTCGTCGGCCCCAGCGCCATCCCCTTCGCCGACGGCTACCAGACGCCGCACGAGCTGACGCTGCCTGAAATCGCTCAAACCGTCGAAGCCTTCACGGCGGCCGCCCGCCGCGCCCTGGCCGCCGGATTCCAGGTCGTCGAGATCCACGCCGCCCACGGCTACCTCATCCACGAATTCCTCTCGCCTCTCAGCAATCACCGCAGCGACGCCTACGGCGGCAGCCGCGACAACCGGATGCGCCTGCTCTGCGAAATCATCGAAGCCATCCGCGCCGTCTGGCCCGCTTCACTCCCCCTCTGGGTTCGCATTTCGGCAACCGATTGGCTCGACGCGGGTTGGACCGACGCCGACTCGGTCGCTCTCGCTGCGCGCATCGCGCCCCTCGGTGTCGATATGCTCGACTGCAGCTCCGGCGGCATTATCCCCCACGTCAAAATCTCCGCCGGCCCCGGCTACCAGACCGCCTTCGCCGCCCGCATCCGCCGCGAGGCGCCCATGCCCACCGCCGCCGTCGGCTTCATCACCAGCCCCGCCCAAGCCGACCACATCATCCGCTCCGGCCAGGCCGACACCGTCGTCCTCGCCCGCGAACTCCTCCGCCACCCCTACTGGCCCCTCCACGCCGCCCGCTCCCTCGGCCACGACATCCCCTGGCCGGTCCAATACCAGCGCGCCAAAGACTGA
- a CDS encoding RNA polymerase sigma factor — MATMLGGMDEQTVWPAGAFENTFRAHYRNLVRLVTPVAGETAQAEEVAADALWKLYQHPELLAPGNSVGGWLYRTAMRMAIDRRRSRQRRERVVQGLEKEPARRAENPLAALERRERVARVRRVLGRLRPAQARMLLLRHEGAPYREVAAAAGVRPASVGTLLRRAEAAFSKQFDFQLI, encoded by the coding sequence GTGGCAACGATGCTCGGGGGCATGGACGAACAAACAGTTTGGCCGGCCGGTGCTTTTGAGAATACGTTTCGGGCGCATTACCGGAACCTGGTACGGCTGGTCACGCCGGTGGCGGGCGAGACGGCGCAGGCGGAGGAAGTGGCGGCGGATGCGTTGTGGAAGCTGTACCAGCATCCGGAGCTGCTGGCGCCGGGCAACAGCGTCGGCGGCTGGCTCTACCGGACGGCAATGCGGATGGCGATTGACCGGCGGCGGAGCCGGCAGCGGCGCGAGCGCGTGGTGCAGGGGCTGGAGAAAGAACCGGCGCGGCGCGCGGAGAATCCGCTGGCAGCGCTGGAGCGCCGGGAGCGGGTGGCGCGGGTGCGGCGGGTGCTGGGACGGTTGCGGCCGGCGCAGGCGCGGATGCTGCTACTGCGGCATGAAGGCGCGCCCTACCGGGAAGTGGCGGCGGCGGCCGGGGTGCGGCCGGCCTCGGTGGGCACGCTGCTGAGGCGGGCCGAAGCGGCCTTCTCCAAACAATTTGATTTTCAACTTATTTGA
- a CDS encoding HlyD family efflux transporter periplasmic adaptor subunit — protein MEGKGRAMRRKAVIGVLLAALVAAGLYFVLRPRQQVLTLTGTVDGNEVVVGSQITATIVKMDVQDGEAVQAGQLLATLSRNVQTADVAAAAQAIQQAQANARQSAAQTAMLAATLPAKLAQVEAQQQQAQAQLAQAKAQAASAAAAWKNAHATYQRVAPLTAQGVSSQQELDNATAALDTAQAGRVSAQAAVTAAARAAAAAQAAVADAKAQLQQVKVQRQQTAALEASARQAQAARAAAQAQLGFTQIVAPVDGVITLRAAREGEVVVPGAPIVTIFQLSDTWVDADVAETYAPGVRLGQVLTVRLPSGREVKGPVIYKAVEADFATQRDVSRTKRDIKTVAIRVKVDNPQGELPLGMTAWVMLPVQGSGARGQGSAGGIRGN, from the coding sequence ATGGAAGGGAAAGGACGGGCCATGCGCAGGAAAGCGGTCATCGGAGTTCTGCTTGCGGCGCTGGTAGCGGCGGGATTGTACTTCGTTCTGCGGCCGCGCCAGCAGGTACTGACGCTCACCGGCACGGTGGATGGCAACGAGGTGGTGGTGGGTTCGCAGATCACGGCGACCATCGTGAAGATGGACGTGCAGGACGGCGAGGCGGTGCAGGCCGGGCAATTACTCGCCACCCTGAGCCGGAACGTGCAGACGGCGGATGTGGCCGCGGCGGCGCAGGCGATTCAGCAGGCGCAGGCCAATGCGCGACAATCGGCGGCGCAGACCGCGATGCTGGCGGCGACGCTGCCGGCAAAGCTGGCGCAGGTGGAAGCGCAACAGCAGCAGGCGCAGGCGCAACTGGCGCAGGCCAAAGCGCAAGCGGCCTCGGCGGCGGCGGCGTGGAAGAACGCCCACGCGACCTACCAGCGCGTAGCGCCGCTGACGGCACAAGGAGTGAGCAGCCAGCAGGAGTTGGATAACGCCACCGCGGCGCTGGACACGGCGCAGGCGGGCCGGGTTTCGGCGCAGGCGGCGGTGACGGCGGCGGCGCGGGCGGCGGCGGCGGCGCAGGCGGCGGTGGCCGACGCGAAAGCGCAATTGCAGCAGGTAAAGGTGCAGCGGCAGCAGACGGCGGCGCTCGAAGCAAGCGCGCGGCAGGCGCAGGCGGCACGGGCGGCGGCACAGGCGCAGTTGGGCTTTACGCAAATCGTGGCGCCGGTGGATGGTGTCATCACGCTGCGGGCGGCGCGCGAGGGCGAGGTGGTGGTGCCGGGCGCACCGATTGTGACTATTTTTCAGTTGAGTGACACCTGGGTGGACGCGGATGTCGCCGAGACCTATGCGCCCGGCGTGCGGCTGGGGCAAGTGCTGACCGTGCGGCTGCCCTCGGGGCGGGAGGTGAAGGGGCCGGTAATCTACAAGGCGGTCGAGGCGGACTTCGCCACGCAACGGGATGTGAGCCGGACCAAGCGCGACATCAAGACGGTGGCGATCCGGGTGAAGGTCGATAACCCGCAAGGCGAGCTGCCGCTGGGGATGACGGCGTGGGTGATGTTGCCGGTCCAGGGGTCAGGGGCCAGGGGTCAGGGGTCAGCGGGGGGCATCCGTGGAAACTAG
- a CDS encoding ATP-binding cassette domain-containing protein, giving the protein METSAAIEVQGLTKRFGALEAVKGVSFDVQQGEIFGLLGPNGAGKSTLIRMLTTLIPPSAGSARVAGHDVASEPDAVRVRIGVIPQNMTSDPDLTCAENLSIHARLYGLPRAQRQKVTAELLEAVGLADRAQAFAKTLSGGMRRRLEIARGLVHAPEILFLDEPTTGLDPVSRFSVWEMIAHLRDSRGLTMFMTTHYMDEADKLCDRIGIVDHGQLVALDTPVALKTAVPGTSRIETRFVPDLAGGKAALEALPLVERVEAVGAGMYRIASDQGPAAAEAIMDLARQQHVELSSLTVQSTTLDDVFVHFTGHGLQEGAH; this is encoded by the coding sequence GTGGAAACTAGCGCGGCCATTGAGGTTCAGGGGCTGACGAAGCGGTTTGGGGCACTGGAGGCGGTCAAAGGGGTTAGCTTTGACGTGCAGCAGGGCGAGATCTTTGGGCTGCTGGGGCCCAATGGCGCGGGCAAATCGACGCTGATCCGGATGCTGACGACGCTGATTCCGCCGTCGGCGGGGAGCGCGCGGGTGGCGGGACACGATGTGGCCAGCGAACCGGATGCGGTGCGGGTGCGGATTGGCGTGATTCCGCAGAACATGACCAGCGACCCGGACCTGACCTGCGCGGAGAATCTGTCGATTCATGCGCGCCTGTATGGGCTGCCGCGGGCGCAGCGCCAGAAGGTGACGGCGGAGCTGTTGGAGGCGGTGGGTCTGGCGGACCGGGCTCAGGCGTTTGCCAAGACGCTGTCGGGCGGGATGCGGCGGCGGCTGGAGATTGCGCGCGGGCTGGTGCATGCGCCCGAGATTCTGTTTCTGGACGAGCCGACCACCGGGCTGGACCCGGTGTCCCGGTTTTCGGTGTGGGAGATGATCGCGCACCTGCGCGACTCACGCGGGTTGACGATGTTCATGACGACGCACTATATGGATGAAGCCGATAAACTGTGTGACCGCATCGGAATTGTGGACCACGGGCAACTGGTGGCGTTGGACACGCCGGTGGCGCTGAAGACGGCGGTGCCGGGGACGAGCCGGATTGAGACGCGCTTTGTCCCGGATTTGGCGGGTGGGAAGGCGGCGCTGGAGGCGTTACCGCTGGTGGAGCGGGTGGAGGCGGTGGGCGCGGGGATGTACCGGATCGCCAGCGATCAGGGTCCGGCGGCGGCGGAAGCGATTATGGATCTGGCGCGGCAGCAGCACGTGGAATTAAGCAGTCTGACCGTGCAATCGACGACGCTCGATGACGTGTTTGTGCATTTCACCGGCCACGGGTTACAGGAGGGGGCACATTGA
- a CDS encoding ABC transporter permease: protein MAIVERDLRKFRRSPMLILMAVVLPLLQLIILGHAFGGNIRNVPLGVVNLDHGPAAVTVEQKLRAVAANEKTFLPQGYADQGAAVEALRDGKLGAVLIIPRHYSRDVQIKQDPQLALITDNTDRAQAGGVEATLSELVSNLNAPVVASRDPGKVQLDTVEVYPYTDYMKYLLPGLVVLAIFVSAMIGGGIIYMDDKSRGLHEGYLVTPITKAELILGFNLSGTIKGILAGMVTLVVGAMLAGVPDLFLPSRLVGLAVVTALTAIALIAMMFFLMARMSDPLVPRAMFGVLNTLLFFPSGAVYPIAGFPEWLRAIAQVDPFYYAVHAYRSLLLKQGGLMAIGRDLWVLALIGALMMFGATKLFQRTL, encoded by the coding sequence ATGGCGATCGTGGAGCGCGACTTGCGCAAGTTCCGGCGCAGCCCGATGCTGATTCTGATGGCGGTGGTGCTGCCGCTGCTGCAGTTGATCATTCTGGGGCATGCCTTTGGCGGCAACATCCGGAATGTGCCGCTGGGAGTGGTCAACCTCGATCACGGGCCGGCGGCGGTGACGGTGGAACAGAAGCTGCGGGCGGTCGCGGCGAACGAGAAGACGTTTTTGCCGCAAGGATACGCCGACCAGGGTGCGGCCGTGGAGGCGCTGCGGGACGGCAAGCTGGGGGCGGTGCTGATCATCCCGCGGCATTACTCGCGCGATGTGCAGATCAAGCAGGACCCGCAGTTGGCGCTGATTACCGACAACACCGACCGGGCCCAGGCGGGCGGCGTGGAGGCCACCCTGTCGGAACTGGTCAGCAATCTCAACGCACCGGTAGTGGCCTCGCGCGATCCGGGCAAGGTGCAGCTCGATACGGTTGAGGTTTATCCCTACACCGATTACATGAAATACCTGCTGCCGGGGCTGGTGGTGCTGGCGATATTCGTTTCGGCGATGATCGGCGGCGGCATTATCTACATGGACGACAAATCGCGGGGCCTGCACGAAGGCTACCTGGTGACGCCGATTACCAAAGCGGAGCTGATCCTGGGCTTTAATTTGTCGGGCACGATCAAGGGGATTCTGGCGGGAATGGTGACGCTGGTAGTGGGGGCGATGCTGGCGGGCGTGCCGGATCTGTTTCTGCCCTCGCGGCTCGTGGGGCTGGCGGTGGTAACGGCGCTGACCGCGATTGCGCTGATCGCGATGATGTTTTTCCTGATGGCGCGGATGAGCGATCCGCTGGTGCCGCGGGCGATGTTCGGAGTGCTGAACACGCTGCTGTTTTTCCCCAGCGGCGCGGTGTACCCGATCGCCGGGTTTCCGGAGTGGCTGCGGGCGATTGCCCAGGTCGATCCGTTCTACTATGCGGTGCATGCCTATCGCAGCCTGCTGCTGAAGCAGGGTGGGCTGATGGCGATTGGGCGCGATCTGTGGGTGCTGGCGCTGATTGGGGCGCTGATGATGTTTGGGGCGACGAAGCTGTTTCAACGGACGCTGTGA
- a CDS encoding MarR family transcriptional regulator — protein sequence MQATAGLFSNWQFFGHLRQRLVAALAPIGVQPRDFLLLSIVREQARSQRELAAVCALDPSSMVPVVDALEQRGWIERRRDPHDRRVHLITLSTEGKRVHTRALRLAQKMEAAQMQRLSETERVQLAELLRKLVNG from the coding sequence ATGCAGGCGACGGCAGGACTGTTTTCGAACTGGCAGTTTTTCGGGCATTTGCGGCAGCGCCTGGTCGCGGCGCTGGCGCCGATTGGGGTGCAGCCGCGGGATTTTTTGCTGTTGTCGATTGTGCGCGAGCAGGCGAGGTCGCAGCGCGAGCTGGCCGCGGTGTGTGCGCTGGACCCGAGTTCGATGGTGCCCGTGGTGGATGCGCTCGAGCAGCGCGGCTGGATCGAGCGGCGGCGCGACCCGCACGATCGCCGGGTGCATTTGATTACGCTATCGACGGAGGGCAAGCGAGTGCATACGCGCGCGCTGCGGCTGGCGCAGAAAATGGAAGCGGCGCAAATGCAAAGACTCAGTGAAACTGAGAGGGTGCAGTTGGCGGAACTTCTGAGAAAATTGGTGAATGGGTGA
- a CDS encoding DUF481 domain-containing protein → MGEKKWSVVSGQWSVFSRHRRGLGRSLGVLCLMACLGVALRADTLIFKNGDELTGTLVRADAKGCVFASKMASDVTAPWDNIRELRTTTTFVVVTKGGEVYRGTLLVENDSLVVSSATAPPAFLGAPDVLMVVDPKTYTKEVLAHPRLWQSWRGQIVGGFSQVSATQSSTSYTTQLDLQRPVPKLSWLEQRSNTLLHFNGTYGKLSQPHTPTVRTSIFTAGLEQDQDISKRLFLFANTRFDHNDAQGLQLQQAYGGGIGWKVKTTSDTQLALRADLHWTRQRFLSTVNNNFLASSVTETLRQMLHKVIWTQSISITPSITHGVAYQMSGISAWAMPVYHSLSLNFTVVDAYLNNPQPGFLKNSLQYSTGLQINLH, encoded by the coding sequence ATGGGTGAGAAGAAGTGGTCAGTGGTCAGTGGTCAGTGGTCAGTTTTTTCGAGGCACAGGAGGGGGCTGGGACGATCGCTGGGGGTACTGTGTCTGATGGCGTGTCTGGGGGTGGCGCTGCGCGCCGACACGCTGATCTTTAAAAACGGCGATGAGCTGACGGGAACGCTGGTGCGGGCGGATGCGAAGGGGTGCGTGTTTGCCAGCAAGATGGCGAGTGACGTGACCGCGCCGTGGGACAACATCCGCGAGCTGCGCACAACCACCACATTTGTCGTGGTCACCAAGGGTGGCGAGGTGTATCGGGGCACGCTGCTGGTGGAAAACGACAGCCTGGTGGTGTCGAGCGCGACGGCGCCACCGGCGTTTCTGGGCGCGCCGGACGTGCTCATGGTGGTGGATCCAAAGACGTACACCAAAGAAGTGCTGGCGCATCCGCGCCTGTGGCAGAGCTGGCGAGGGCAGATTGTTGGCGGCTTCAGCCAGGTGAGCGCAACGCAATCGTCTACCAGCTACACGACGCAGCTCGATTTGCAGCGGCCGGTGCCGAAACTGAGCTGGCTGGAGCAGAGGTCGAATACGCTGCTGCACTTTAACGGCACCTACGGCAAGTTGTCGCAGCCGCACACGCCGACCGTGCGGACCAGCATTTTCACAGCGGGGCTGGAGCAGGACCAGGACATCAGCAAGCGATTGTTTCTGTTTGCCAACACACGGTTCGACCACAATGACGCGCAGGGCCTACAGTTGCAGCAGGCCTATGGCGGCGGGATCGGCTGGAAAGTGAAGACGACGTCCGACACGCAGCTCGCGCTACGCGCCGACCTGCACTGGACGCGGCAACGCTTTTTGAGCACGGTTAACAACAATTTTCTGGCCTCCAGCGTGACCGAGACCCTGCGGCAGATGCTGCACAAGGTGATCTGGACGCAGAGCATCAGCATCACGCCCAGCATCACGCATGGGGTGGCCTACCAGATGTCGGGGATAAGCGCCTGGGCGATGCCGGTGTATCACAGCCTGAGTCTGAACTTTACCGTCGTGGATGCTTACCTCAACAACCCACAGCCGGGATTCTTGAAGAACTCGCTGCAGTACAGCACGGGCTTGCAAATCAACCTGCACTGA